The nucleotide sequence CACCCACCTACCCTCCATCCACCTTGGGGACCACCAAAAACCCGCGAGACAACTCCAACGTCACAATGCTGTCGTTCGTTTTTGTACcgagagaagtggagggggagggggtgggggagtgggagagacggCTGCAGGTGGTTCCGCGATCCTGTGGCCCCTCCTGCCGTCTCACGCCCCGGTGCCCCCCTGCCCGGCCTCAGAGGAAGGGTCGAGAGGGGATGggcaggaaggtggaggagggcctgGCTGTGGACGCGCTGCTCCAGTGCACCTTCTGGTGGTGGCGGAGGTTAGACCTGCTGGAGAAGCTCCTACCACACTGCTGGCAGGAGAAGGGCTTCTCCTTGGTGTGGATGCGGCGATGGCAGATGAGCTGGGTGGACACGCGGAAGGCCTTGCCACAGTCTGGGCACTGATAACGTTTGGGTTCGGTGTGGATCCGTCTGTGGTTCTTAAGGGCCATCAGGTTGTGGAACTCCTTCTGGCAGGAGTTACAGAAGTAGGCACCGGTCTTGTGACTGTTCTTGTGGTTGAGGAGGGAGCTGGCGTGGCGGTAGGCACGGCCGCACTGGTCGCACACGTAAGACTTGTTTACCGTCCCGACTGGTGACACATCTGAAAAACGGAAAAGATGAAGGTCTTAAAACCATCACAGACAGATTGACACATATCTCAGATACAGAAAAGTCTCATCCTGGACTCAGAATTCACTTCTGCGACATACGCACCCTACTTCCTATCATGTATCTAATCTCTGGTCTAATCTGTTGGCAGTCGGGTCAAATCAGATCAGTGATTTCACTAAGGAAGGTTTACAGTTAAAAATCCAAACAATGCCAGAGTTTCATACATGAAGAAGCTACACTGTATTTTTCTCACAAAGGGCACAAGCAAGTTATTGATTTCAAAATCATTGATCAACAGAAGCCATTTGAGGCTGATAATAGTAAGCTAAAATTTTGGAAGTAGTCTGTCATGAAGACTAATAACATGTTTATTTCTGGAGTCATGAAGCGTCAAGTTGTAATGCCGGCTACAGTCACAACCGTGTAATATTTTCCAAACACCTTTCATCTGAGGGAACACCATCCTGCCTTCCAATTGGCTAGATGTAAGATAGTCTTTTCTCGTCCAATCAAAGCAGAGCGTTGTGCTGTTTAAGAGGTAAATCACCAGGATACAGGCTAAACGTTCCTGCTGTCACCAACTACACAAGAAACACGAAGATTGTTTTTATCACCAAGACTAAAGGTTGATCATGTAGCCTGTCACAGGAAGATTTAACTAAATGGACACATTTCATAACATCAACACTCCTGGATCTTTGTCAAGCACAAACTTTATTGCTTACATGCAAATATGAAAGGTGAAATGCACATGACTACAACACAATATGACATGAAGAGCATAGGCCATTGTACAAAAGAGGGTGTGTTAGAATTTAGACTCAAGTTTGACCAAATATGTGTTTATCTGCTTTAAACCGGCGCTTATGGGCCAGACCTAAAATGCGAGCAAACATCCCAATTTTAATTTTATGATTCCAAGTGTGGCACGACCTAATCTCCTCTCGGATGTCTGTTTAGATTGAAAACTGAGCGTTTCTGAGCTATTCCATGACGACCTCCAACCCCCGATAACGGAAATGGCCACAAAACCCCCAAACTGTGCGCTGTCACTAGATCAAAGCATTACAGTCTGATCTCCTGCGGTCGGATTGAAAAAAATACTCAAACCTGTTGACTATTCCAAATGCCTCTAAATTcggaataaaaacccattcttcCACAGCCGGACAACCAATTTGGTCATTCTCCCAAATGAAATTGAATCTCAACGCAATCCCATTGGTCCTCTTAAGCCTTTCAAAGCCCTTGAACTGGTCAATACTTCCGCCAACATGTTTCTGCCTCATCCTTCAGCCTTTCCCAGTACAGCACAACCCAGACTGACTGAACACTCGCATGAAACAAACATACGGATATAAAAAGGTGAGCTACGTATGTGTGTGGCGCTTAAAGGACGATCGATTCACAACGTACTTCACTCTTTTTCCAGCTATTTATTTTCAGTACTCAGCATTAGGCAGGTTTTGTTAAGAAATTAATTATCAAAACATAGTTTATAAAAGTGTATAGTAAgcattacatatatatatatatgcatggaAACAAATAGTTAGAACTTAAGATGAAGGGTTATACTTGTTCAAACCAAACCTTTCTAGACTAACCGAAATTCAGTTTGGAGGTGACATTAATAACCAATTGTGGTGAAAATGCAAGGGTTGAAATAGAATATACATTTGTCTTGTGGTCTAGTTAAATCACATGACTCCTAAATCACTTCACTGTCACTTTAGATTTCACTCACTAGCACCAGTGCCCCAAAGAATGTGTTCACAAAGCTTCCAATAGTCAAACGCAattaaataaagaaaaatacTAATAAATACAAGGGTTACAATAAAGGTGTAACAAAAAAAACCAAAAAACTTAAAATAATGATGACTGAATGCACTGACATTTCACAAAAGTATCCCTTTGAATGTGAGTTTTTTGTGAAACAGGAGAGTCCAGTCTTGACGATGAGGAGACGGTCACAATATCACTTGTAAAAGGCAAAAAACATCTCAGTAATAGTTCCTTAATCTTCGTACTGCAATCAAAACACACATTAGAACAGTTCCTTGTTTTATTGGACAAGGGACAGAAACATCTTTTTAAAAGCATAACAAATTGAGACTTAAAATGAGGACTACAGTCACTGTAACAAGTGTTCTTTGGAGTCCATCTTGCTTGGCTCCATGTCAATGATACATACATGAGGGTGAGTCGGGACAGAGCATCAGGAAGGGGGCAGTTACAACACAGCTCCTAAACTCAGACATCCTAAGACTAGCGTTTTCCAATACAAGTGTTAATATAAATAAATGCATACTACAATGATCTggggtttttttgttgttttttttttataaaagttGTACTGTAAATAATACAGTCAGAAGTACGATTACGATACAGGGAAAAAAACAAATGCCGCCACAGGCCTAAcaatatacattttctttgctattctttttttgttttgttttaaatgttcGTGAATTTATTTTTTTCCGTCACCACTGCCTACCCTCTATACACGTTAGCTATTTGCGCGAAGTTGAAAATACATGGTGCCCAGAAAACAGTTTGAAATATGGGAGGAATACACAAATGTGATGTCACAAAGAAAACAGCCATGTACGAGCAAGGCTGTCATCTGTAGAATAATAAGGTTTGAAGCTCATCTTCGTGCTGCAAGAAACACACAAGTTAAAAAACAATTAGAACCTCACAAGAGAGCAGAACCCCCTCAGGAACGTTCTAAATTATAGAAATGTGGTTCTCTCCAACCACCACATTCACTTTTTAAAACCTCAATATGTACATCGTCAAATAACATCTCAAATATCTTATCCGACGTATTGCCCACTTCTACAGAGACTTGAAATGAACTTGTTACTAGTCAACATCTTTAGTACAACAAGATAAAGGCCGCAAGCAAAGGCTTCATCCAagaatcatcatcatcctcatcctcatcatcatcacacatgGGATGGGATGTGGTGGGAATTGGGTGTTGGTCAAGAAGATATCAGAATGGAGATAAAAACAACTAAATATTGGTCAAATAAGCCCCTTGGATAGACTTCATAAGATTCTCATTACTACAATGACATCAGAATGGTCTTATCTTTTGCTGTGAACTCTTTGAAACCGGTATTTAAAGTGGACAAAAACAGGAGTTTACAGTCATCTAGTGTGTATACAACATGGGAAAAGGGAAAACAGAAGTATATGTATGAAAGAGGTATCGACAGGATCTAATGTGGGAGTCTAACAATAAGAGCGAGTGAGCCGTAGTCCTGGTGCGGGGAGTCCCCTGGACACGGCTGTTACGTGTCGGAGAGCTCGGGCAGCCATATTGTGGTGTGGATGGATTAACAGGGGGCTTTCCTAACCAGAGCTGCGATCTGTAGTCCACTtcgtgtcctctctctccttgagtCAGGGGTTGCAtgcaggacctgtgtgtgtctaaaccACTAACCTGCTCTAGAGAATTAGAGTAGGAGACCTGACACTTTCAGACCAGTGGGAAGATGGAAGAGAATGAAGAGGAGAGTGGGAAGAGTGTTTTGGCACCTCCAGAAACCTTGGCATTTGATTGTTCCTCCCACTAGCCCCTCCCCGTGCCCCTCCCCCTACCCAAACTTATAGAAAGGGGCCTGTGGGCATACCCAGGAAGCTGGCAGCGCCCATGGTCATGGTAGGGGGCGCTGATGAGCTGCTCCAGTGCACCTTCTGGTGGTGGCGGAGGTTAGACTTGCTGGAGAAACGCTTGTCGCACTGCTGGCAGGAGAAGGGCTTCTCCTTGGTGTGGATGCGGCGATGGCAGATGAGCTGGGTGGACACGCGGAAGGACTTTCCACAGTCTGGGCACTGATAACGTTTGGGTTCGGTGTGGATCCGTCTGTGGTTCTTGAGGGCCATCAGGTTGTGGAACTCCTTCTGGCAGGAGTTACAGAAGTAGGCACCGGTCTTGTGACTGTTCTTGTGGTTGAGGAGGGAGCTGGCGTGGCGGTAGGCACGGCCGCACTGGTCGCAAACGTGAGACTTGTTCACCGTCACCCCACGGCTGCGGCCCTGGGAGGACGGGGAGTTCAGCTTCGGCAGGCCGTTGGGGTCCAGTCCCTGGGCCTGCATCAGGGTGAGGTCCAGACCAGACCCCCAGCCGAGATCTGAGGAGCCCCCGGCCCTGGCCTGGGTGTGGTGGGAGGTCCTGGGGACTGGGGCCTGGCCGTGACTGATCTCCAGATGGAGTCTAAAGCTGGCCTGAGTGGGGAAGCTGCGCTGGCAAGGTCcacaggtgagctctcgctgctTCAGGTGAACCCGGCGGTGGTTCTGGAGCTGAGAGGAGACGCGGAAGGCCTTGCCGCAGTCGGGGCAGCGATGACGGCGCGTCTCGGAGTGGATGCGCCGGTGGTTTTTGAGGGCCAGGAGATTGGAGTAGGTTTTGAGGCACACGGCGCAGTGATAAATGCCGACGGTGTGGGTGTTCTTGTGGTTGAGGAGGGAGCTGGCATGACGGTAGGAGCGGCCGCACTGATCACATCTGTGAAGAGACGCAAGGAAAGAAAAAATGGCTATTAGCAACGATTCTTTGGTCTTTAAGTATTCCACTACTAACTAACCAAGTTCATCTAATTAGCTGGTTACCACTTTTTTTTCCCCATTAGTGAAAAAACAAACTTTTAAATGGTCATTCTGTATTTTCATACAATAACCTAAGCATACGTACAGGTATATGATCTTGAATCCGGCTTTAAGCTTTGGAGATGACTATAAGTGGTTTACCATTAACTATAAGAAGTACTACTACTGAGGCAAATCATGTAGGGGGAACATGGGTGGGTAATAGGGGAGAAGCTATGGACTGTTGTCGACAGTGTGGGCCTCATATTGAGGCTTAGGAGGTATTTGTGGCTCTCTGCACTGCACAAACAGAAACCTACCCCAATACACACTGTCACAAGCTAATGAAACCGGGTTACTTGTAGAACTGTGGTTCCTTAAATTAATAAAactatgcaaaaaaaaaaaaaaaaacatttaatagaTAAAATGGTCTTATCATAACACAAGAACGTGCAGTGCAGCCAACCCCAAATACCTACTAAGAATATTCTACTTCTACCTAAGTCATTTGAGAGTACCAGCATTAAGACAAAAGCCTTTGGGGCTCATGGGAGCAATATACCAATACATCTCAGCTGTCACCAGCCATTTGTAACCGTCTTCTGTAACTTCACTTGACAAAGACCCATTGGCCTTCTGATCAAATATacaattacaattcaaaatagCCAGTTTAAAAATTGTACCTACGTAATACACCATGAATAACAAACAAAGGAGCACTACAATCAAAACAAGTACAAAGGAACACACAAATCATAACTTTAACTTGGTATACTACATCAGCTTTATATCAAGTTAATAGCAATCtttggagaggaaaaaaataaaacaaaaaaaaaatatcgaaTTCCATTTCTGATTCTAGGAAACCTAGGAAACGAATGCATATTAGCTAACTGAAAGCAAACGGGGTTGACTTATCTGGTCTCTCCACTAATCAATTTGTCCAAACTTCAGAAAAATCCGAATTCCGGCACGCGTATGGTCCCGAGGAAGCCGGATTGGAGATCATATACCTGTAATAGACACGTAGAAACCTATGATCTTCACTATTTTCAACTTCAAGAATCACGAACAACAGACGAGAACTCACGTGTACCGGCACTCTTCTCCCGTGATTGCAGCGgccttcctcctgccctccttgcCTACCTGGTTGTCCCCGCAGCGGTGCCTGGCCAGACCAGACCTCCCCTGGAAGCTCTTCCCGCAGCTGGGGCAGCCGAAGCGGGTGTGACCCTCCTCGTGGACTTTCTGGTGGTTGCGGAGGAATCTGGCCAGCCGGAAAGCTTTCCCGCAGGTGTGGCAGATGTGTCTCTTCTTCTGCGTGTGGATGCGCATGTGATTCCGCAGCGCCATGTAGTTGGAGTACGGCTTGTCGCAGAAGTTGCACCGGAAGTCTCCCGTCTTGTGGGTGTGCTTGTGGTTGAGCAGACTGCTGGCGTGTTTGTAGGAGCAACcgcagaggtcacagctgtaggggcGCTCGTCCGGGCCCAGGTCCACTCCCTCCATGCTGAGGCTGGAGCTgttgagggaggcagaggaggagggaagctgGTGGGCGGGACAGTCGTGGGCCGCCAGCTCTTCTGCAGTAGTAAAGCCTTCACAGCAGCCATCGCATTCGTAGTCCATCTGAGTGCTGGTTCCTTCGCCGCCCTTGCAGAGCTGCGCGGTGGTGTGGGTGCTCAGCTGCTTCTGGGTGCGGAATCCTTTGCCGCACTCCTGGCAGGTGTGCTTCTTGAGGGCGAAGTGAAGACGCAGGTGGTTCTTCATGGCCAGGCGGTTGGGATAGGTCGAGTTGCAGACGTTGCAGTGGTACTCTCCGATCTTGTGGAGGTTCTTGTGATTGGCCAGACTGCCAGCATGCCGATAGGTCCGTCCGCACTCGTCACATGGCAAACGGGCGTCTTCCGCCCTCTGACGGGTCGATGTTCTGAGCACCGAGGAAGTAACGGTTTCTTGAATCCCTGCTGGCCTACGTTCTTGAATCCCTCGCTGGGTACTTGACTCCTCCTCCCTATGCTCTGGGGTTCTGGCTTTTGGAGGACTCTCCTCTCATGGACTGGAGCTGAGAGGGCCCGGCCTGCTGGAAGCGGGATCCGTTGGGGGCTACGCCCTGGATCCTCTGATCGCGCACCTGCGCCTTGGCTCGGTGTTCCTCGTGGAGGCGAAGGTGGTTGATAAGCTGCTTCTGGATCTTGAACGCCTTGCCGCACTCCTCACACTTGTGCCTGTGGAGCAGAAGATGCATCATTGGAAAATACGAAACAGTTCCAAGGTTTTCTTCATGTTCATTAATCGCCTTTAAACATGAAACAAGACACATTTAAAGAGAGCTTGATTTGATTCTAATGACATTGCATTCTCATAACTAAAGCCTGGCAAGAGCCTTCTATTGTACTTTGGATTTTGTGGGATCATTCCTTAAAATAATTGATTGCAACACATTTGTTCATAATCTCAAAGGAAAACTTTACCTTTTCAAGTCAAAGTGAGTTCTCTGGTGGTTCTTCAGGGCTAGCAGGTTGTAGTAGCGTTTCTGGCAAACAAGGCACCTAAAGACTCCAGTCTTGTGGGATTTCTTGTGGTTGAGCAGGGAACATGGGTGCCTGTAGCCTCTTCCACACTGGTCACAACGGTGAGGTCGCTCTCCAGAAACGGGCATGGCCTGGCGGTCTCCCGTATCACGACTTCCACCCGCGCCAACTCCCCCGCTAACACCAGCTCCACCAGTCATCCCTTTCGCTCCATTCAAGCCTTCCTTGCTCAGAGCTCCTCCCCTGTTCTTGCCAGGACACAGGTGGGTGATCAGGTGGTGGCGATCGGCAAAGAACATGCCGCAGTCAACACAGATGTGGTTGCGACCATCCATTTTGCCATTGGTGTTGGTCGAGTTTCCCCCCATGCCTTGTGCTTGCCCATCAGGTCTTTGTGGTCCATGAACCAATTGATGGTTCAGCAGATCCTGCTTCCTGGCAAAACTCTGGCCGCAGGTGCTGCAGATCATCCTCCAGTCCTGCTCGTTGGGAGAGAGGTTGGATGGCCCCGCTCCTGTAGGATTGTTTGCATGGCTGCGTAAATGGCTCCTCAGTGCTCTGAGACTGGCGTAGTGGTTCCCGCACACCGAGCACTGGTAAACCTCCCCGTCGTCATCCTCGTCCTTATCGTTCATCCTCTTCCCGCCTCCCTGGGAGTTGCTGTGGGTTTGAGACCCTCCGTATTGCATCTGGTCCTGGGCACGGCGCTGCCCACTGCCTTCTTTCAGGTTCCCAGCTCCCCCAGAAGGGAGGGAAGTGCCACCAGGGCTGTGGTAGTTCATGTTCCCCATAAAGCCGTTGGACATCCCCCCCTGCTGCTGGCGGCGTTGGGGGCACATGTGGGACTTGATGCCGGAGATGTCTCCATACATTTCTCCACAGTCGGCGCAcatatgtctgtctgcctgacgatGCCCAGAGTTGCTTTGAGCCAGGGAACCATCAAATCGGTCATGAAACTCCAACGAATCAAGGCCACTGCTGTGGCCTCCATCTGGGACGAAGTGTGCTGCATCCCCAAGGTTGCCGGGAAGGGAGATTGGAGTGGTGGCGCCACTTCCCTCCTGCGCATAGCTCTGCTGGGAATCAAGCGTCAAGGGTTCTGAAGAGAGCCAGTCGCTGCTGTCGTTGCTGATGGGCTGGTTGGATGGTCTGCCCTTATGACTGCGAAGGTGACTGTGCAAAGCTGCCAGGTGTGGGTACTGCTTGCAACAGATGGTACACTGATAATGACCTGTCTGGTGGGACCGCTTGTGGTTGACTAAACTTCCGGCGTGGCGGTAGCTCTTCCCACATTCGTGACACTTGAACCGTCGTTCGCCATCATCTGGCGAATTCTGCTGCACTCTTCCACTGCCAGAGGGTGACGATACTGAGGGCTGAGAGCCTGAGCCCAGCCCATCTGTGTTGAGAATAGACGAGCCCTCCTGGCCATGCGAACCTGGGTGGGGGTCATGGGTCAGGTAGTGGACTTTCAGACTATCCAGATCTGGATGACCGGCACCGCAGTAAGCACAGGTATAGATGGGGTTGTTTACGGGCGGTCCGAGCATGGGATCGTAAGGGCCACGTTTgtcaggcagaggaggaagtggCAGAGGGTCGCCAAGTGCTGGCGTGTATGTCGGGGAGCGGACAGAGCTAAGGTTGTGTGGCATTATCCCAGGGAAACTACGGGAAAGCCCCAATGAAGAGGAAGCTGCGTTGTGCAGAAGGATATGCTCCTGGAAGTCACTCTTGTTGGGCAAAGCGACCTGGCACAAATGGCAAAAGCAGGAAGACGCGTCGTCGTTCTGAGGAGCCGGTGGACGTTGATCAGAATCATGCAACGTGTTGACCATCGAAGCTCCTGGAGGCTTGAATTTGGAGTGGGTGCGCTCGTGGCCATTTAAAGCCGCCAGGTTGTTGAACTGCTTGAAACAGACGGAGCACTTGAACGTCCCTTGCTGGTGACACTTCTTGTGGTTCACCAGGCTGCCGTGGTGACGATATGTTCGGTCGCACTGGTCACATTTGAAGGGACGATCCCAGGCGTCGTCAGATCCAGGAGACTTCTGTTTATTGTGATCGTCGGGATCGTGGCTTTGCATGACGCCGTGGCCCATGCCACTGTTATTCAAATGGCTGCGGCCAAACCCATCGGACAAGTCCTGGGCGAGACCATAGTCCCTCTCATCGTGGCCCCCATCTTCGACCacctcctcgttctcctcctcaGCCTGAGCGCTAGGGGACAACGTGTGGATACGCAGGTGATTCTTAAGGGCAACAGCGTTGGGCAGAGTCCTGGTACAGACTGGACACTGGAATGATCCCACTTCGTGAGATTTCTTATGATTGGCTAAGCTGCCGGCGTGTTTGTAGATTCTGCCGCATTGCTCACACTCAAACCTTCCGTTCTCTTCTTGCTGGTAATGTGCCTTCATGTGCTCTAGAAGACTGGGGGTACTGGGGCAAACCATGTCACACTCTTTGCAGGGGAAACCCTTGGCACGGCTCATGTCATGCATTGCCATAGTAAGGTGATTCAAATATATTAAGAGAAATCAGGTCCTTAAGATAATGAACACAGCAAAGGTGAGCAGAGTAAAGATGAGGCTTAGCTCTCAGCTGTCTGTGATGGCAGCCATTTCCTTCCCAGAGCTGTAGATATTGTCTTCTCCTTAAACCTTTCAAGGCCACTTATTCAGGGACGGGCAGATGACGATTTGGACACAGTCAAGCCACCAGAGAAAAACTGTGGAAACATAAAGGTGGTATTAGATTAAACAACAATTCTATTAAGGAAGGAGATATTCTTAAATTAGTGCTGGCACTTCCAAGGCAAAATACCATAACAGTGGTAGGATACCTGTGTAGGAATGCTATTAATGCCAGTTCTGCAAGATCAGTCTTCACCGACAGCGGTTAAAGACCAccctggcagggcagggcaggggtggCCGAGGACAAAGACCAGCCTCTGGATGTCTACTGCGAACAAAAACATTGGCAATCTTGTTTATTATTATCAATATTATATAATATTAATTAAACAATGAACACACAATCCTTAATTGTTCAAATTGTTCAATAAAGTCACTTTATTGAACAATTATGGATTGTGTGTTCATTGTTTAATTACTACATATTACACAAGATGAAAATTAAAAGTTGGCCTAATCAGTAGTAGTGATAATtgcgtgggggtgggtggggggggtgcataCATGATCAGCATTGTACAAAAAATCTTAAACTACGTTTGAAATAGAATTATTGTACAATTGCATTAAATCctttaaataaaaaacaatacatAAATCATAAGATTAGGCATTTGTCATTTGGACTACTCTAGAATACCAAACATTGAACCAGTTATTCTAGAAACATAAAATTACAGCAGGTCACTCCAACAAGGCGTATTGACACACCAGTATTTGTTCCTCCAGTCACGTGTTGACACCTCAACAGAATCGACACTCAGCCCTACGTGGGTTTGTCTAGCAGCTAGCATGTGGAAGTCAGAGCCCTATGCCCTGAGGGGAAGCACCCCAACCTCGGGCCTCAGCGCCGGGCCATCTGGATGCTCTAGTCTCATCAAGTCAATCAAGATCTGGGTAGCAAACAGCCAGATGGgtctaacgtcacaaaaaagcATGTCCGCTATAGTCGTGTGTCAGCTGTTGTTTACACTGGAGCAGATGATAAGGGAAACCCAgttttgagggagagagaaaaaaattgtAAGGACAAAAAAGGTGTGGGAGATATTTTTTGATTGATGGATACAACcaggagtgtggaggggggaggggctttgaTAACAGGGGGAAATGGTATTAGGTAAGGGTGGAAGGTGGCATAACGAATAAGATACATATTTTTACTTGAGGGACATTTTTGACTAagaacacccctccccccccccccccccccatacattcAGGTGTTAAATAGTTTGTGTGAAATAGATTTTCTGCTGTAGAGGTGGAGGTCTCTAGATTACCTGTTAATCTAAACAAATGCAAACCTGTGAGATTCTAATGCTTCTTGCAATTAGAAATTATATTGTAAATGGTAATTAGCTGTGATATTCCATCTTCAAAAGTGTATGTGTCAGAATATGCTTTATTCTAATATGGGTTTCATCATTCTAGAAAATAATgacattttaagatttttttttgtttgcatTTTATTGTTGACTTAGTATAAAACAATATGATAACATGATACTATACGCAAATAAGATAGGCTACTTCCATACGGACAGACTGagaccacacaggacacacatttTCAACAACATGATAAACTAACTAATCTGAATCCGAGCCGACAATCAAAAACTCTCACTTTTGCATTCCTTTACCAGGAGCTGGAAGCCCGTCGAGTCCGATTATGTAAACAAACAGTTACTGTGTATGAAGGAGGAAAACTAAAAGAAATATTTCCTATTGGTGCATTTGCTAATAATACATGACATTAACTGACCGAATTATAATTGTGAAAAAAATGTCCATTCCATTTATTTAACCGTAAACTCTCCGTTGCTTACTGTTTACACATGCGTTGTTTTGAATAAGAACCGAGATTAGTTGTTTCACTACAATTGAACAATTTCCCAAACGTGCAAGAAAGATTCGCGTGGTGGAAACGTATATTTTCTAAACAAATGGCAGACCTAAGAATGCGGCAAATCAAACAGGCTACCTGACCTTGGCTTGTCTTTTTCCATCGAGTTCACTAAGCATTTTGTAGGACAAAAGCAGGGCATCTTTACCGCCGA is from Osmerus mordax isolate fOsmMor3 chromosome 3, fOsmMor3.pri, whole genome shotgun sequence and encodes:
- the si:dkey-89b17.4 gene encoding LOW QUALITY PROTEIN: zinc finger protein 91 (The sequence of the model RefSeq protein was modified relative to this genomic sequence to represent the inferred CDS: deleted 1 base in 1 codon; substituted 2 bases at 2 genomic stop codons), producing MAMHDMSRAKGFPCKECDMVCPSTPSLLEHMKAHYQQEENGRFECEQCGRIYKHAGSLANHKKSHEVGSFQCPVCTRTLPNAVALKNHLRIHTLSPSAQAEEENEEVVEDGGHDERDYGLAQDLSDGFGRSHLNNSGMGHGVMQSHDPDDHNKQKSPGSDDAWDRPFKCDQCDRTYRHHGSLVNHKKCHQQGTFKCSVCFKQFNNLAALNGHERTHSKFKPPGASMVNTLHDSDQRPPAPQNDDASSCFCHLCQVALPNKSDFQEHILLHNAASSSLGLSRSFPGIMPHNLSSVRSPTYTPALGDPLPLPPLPDKRGPYDPMLGPPVNNPIYTCAYCGAGHPDLDSLKVHYLTHDPHPGSHGQEGSSILNTDGLGSGSQPSVSSPSGSGRVQQNSPDDGERRFKCHECGKSYRHAGSLVNHKRSHQTGHYQCTICCKQYPHLAALHSHLRSHKGRPSNQPISNDSSDWLSSEPLTLDSQQSYAQEGSGATTPISLPGNLGDAAHFVPDGGHSSGLDSLEFHDRFDGSLAQSNSGHRQADRHMCADCGEMYGDISGIKSHMCPQRRQQQGGMSNGFMGNMNYHSPGGTSLPSGGAGNLKEGSGQRRAQDQMQYGGSQTHSNSQGGGKRMNDKDEDDDGEVYQCSVCGNHYASLRALRSHLRSHANNPTGAGPSNLSPNEQDWRMICSTCGQSFARKQDLLNHQLVHGPQRPDGQAQGMGGNSTNTNGKMDGRNHICVDCGMFFADRHHLITHLCPGKNRGGALSKEGLNGAKGMTGGAGVSGGVGAGGSRDTGDRQAMPVSGERPHRCDQCGRGYRHPCSLLNHKKSHKTGVFRCLVCQKRYYNLLALKNHQRTHFDLKRHKCEECGKAFKIQKQLINHLRLHEEHRAKAQVRDQRIQGVAPNGSRFQQAGPSQLQSMRGESSKSQNPRAXGGGVKYPARDSRTXASRDSRNRYFLGAQNIDPSEGGRRPFACDECGRTYRHAGSLANHKNLHKIGEYHCNVCNSTYPNRLAMKNHLRLHFALKKHTCQECGKGFRTQKQLSTHTTAQLCKGGEGTSTQMDYECDGCCEGFTTAEELAAHDCPAHQLPSSSASLNSSSLSMEGVDLGPDERPYSCDLCGCSYKHASSLLNHKHTHKTGDFRCNFCDKPYSNYMALRNHMRIHTQKKRHICHTCGKAFRLARFLRNHQKVHEEGHTRFGCPSCGKSFQGRSGLARHRCGDNQVGKEGRRKAAAITGEECRYTCDQCGRSYRHASSLLNHKNTHTVGIYHCAVCLKTYSNLLALKNHRRIHSETRRHRCPDCGKAFRVSSQLQNHRRVHLKQRELTCGPCQRSFPTQASFRLHLEISHGQAPVPRTSHHTQARAGGSSDLGWGSGLDLTLMQAQGLDPNGLPKLNSPSSQGRSRGVTVNKSHVCDQCGRAYRHASSLLNHKNSHKTGAYFCNSCQKEFHNLMALKNHRRIHTEPKRYQCPDCGKSFRVSTQLICHRRIHTKEKPFSCQQCDKRFSSKSNLRHHQKVHWSSSSAPPTMTMGAASFLDVSPVGTVNKSYVCDQCGRAYRHASSLLNHKNSHKTGAYFCNSCQKEFHNLMALKNHRRIHTEPKRYQCPDCGKAFRVSTQLICHRRIHTKEKPFSCQQCGRSFSSRSNLRHHQKVHWSSASTARPSSTFLPIPSRPFL